In a genomic window of Methanogenium sp. S4BF:
- a CDS encoding DNA-directed DNA polymerase II large subunit, protein MHASPEMEAYFAGLEAKLKEAIGVANEARAKGIDPRTAVEIPVANDLADRVEALLGYTGVAARLRELAETMPREEVALKIGDDFIAHMFGETTREETLDHAIRTSMALLTEGVVAAPTEGIAKVGIGKNDDGTDYLKIYYAGPIRSAGGTAQALSVLVGDYVRRGLGMAAYIPRKEEVERYVEEIKKYNSQVSLQYLPTDDELRVIIRNCPVCVEGEPTERVEVSGYRNLERIETNTVRGGMALVVAEGLALKAPKIKKTVDKVRMEGWDWLDIIISGASKSKDDDDDGEEKKPGVKPKDKYIRDLIAGRPVFSYPMRAGGFRLRYGRSRNTGFAAAGFSPATLHLLGNFLAVGTQMKVERPGKAAGVVPVDSIEGPTVKLEDGSVLRIDDAETAVRLMSKVEEILDVGEMLVSYGEFLENNHPLIPPTYCEEWWRLDGGTHTPADETEAIGMACAGGYLHPAYTYIWDDLTAAEVRALADWVAAAGSITAEGLTLPADAPEKRHLEILLVPHTVTNGVILISAPKVLCACLGLTADLKTRSEWESAPDADGLSLAMHLSGLQMRSRAGIRIGGRMGRPGKSKAREMRPPPHAIFPVGDEGGSRRSFQEASKGKGNRDGTIHADVGRRRCPSCGEETYKCICSECGTHTEAVFTCPRCARDLRDETTCPVCGAEGVCLQKEEINVKEEYARALTALGMRPNEVELLKGVRGLISKERTVEPIEKGILRAKNGLYVFKDGTLRYDMIDLPLTHIRPNEIGVSVERLVELGYPQDIDGVPLTSPDQVLELRAQDILVSEDCAGWLLRVAKFIDEMLEKLYGMPPYYNAKTREDIVGQLVMGLAPHTSAGVLARVIGVSKAPVGYAHPYFHAAKRRNCFAADTMIDVYDGAEWRSLPIGHFVVENFDLDRPGLDQVGTYYSDPKAAFWVHALDTGGMIHLQKVTSVSVHRAPDHLIRFTTSRGKHVTVTSDHAMLVSDFAYQRKVRAVELNEGDCVPVFEGQMMITDTIQAKEYIPNFGEYVYCLTVAEDHTLAANGIFTGQCDGDEDCVMLLMDGLVNFSRSFLPETRGGSMDAPLVLTTKLDPAEVDGESHNVDACRSYPIELYEAALQYRHPKELSKIIDHLENRLGTPGQYEGVGFTHDTSNISAGPLLSTYTTLTTMSDKLEAEFELGRIIRAVDEDDVAERVLKTHFIPDMQGNLNAFSRQKLRCPTCNTKYRRMPMAGKCRCGGKIIQTVHEGSVKKYIDMSRKICTDYDISEYTRQRIEMLDMYLVSTFGEEKEIQLGLADFM, encoded by the coding sequence ATGCATGCGTCACCGGAGATGGAGGCTTACTTTGCCGGGCTTGAGGCAAAGCTCAAAGAGGCAATTGGGGTCGCCAATGAGGCGCGGGCAAAGGGGATTGACCCGCGGACAGCGGTGGAGATTCCGGTGGCAAACGATCTCGCGGACAGGGTGGAGGCCCTGCTGGGATATACCGGGGTGGCCGCCCGGCTGCGTGAACTCGCGGAGACCATGCCGCGTGAAGAGGTGGCACTCAAGATTGGTGACGACTTCATCGCACACATGTTCGGGGAGACCACACGCGAGGAGACGCTGGACCATGCCATCCGGACCTCGATGGCCCTTCTTACGGAAGGAGTGGTCGCAGCACCTACCGAAGGCATTGCTAAAGTGGGAATCGGCAAAAACGATGACGGGACCGATTACCTGAAGATCTACTATGCAGGACCTATCCGGAGTGCGGGAGGTACCGCCCAGGCGCTCTCGGTACTTGTGGGGGATTATGTCCGGCGTGGACTGGGAATGGCGGCGTATATTCCCCGGAAAGAGGAAGTCGAACGCTACGTTGAAGAGATAAAAAAATATAACAGCCAGGTCTCCCTGCAGTATCTCCCGACGGATGATGAACTCAGGGTGATCATAAGGAACTGCCCGGTCTGTGTGGAGGGAGAGCCGACCGAACGTGTAGAGGTCTCTGGGTACCGCAACCTGGAGCGGATTGAGACCAACACGGTCCGTGGCGGCATGGCACTCGTCGTGGCAGAGGGGCTCGCCCTCAAGGCGCCGAAGATCAAAAAGACCGTCGATAAGGTGCGCATGGAAGGCTGGGACTGGCTGGATATCATCATCTCAGGGGCATCGAAGAGCAAAGACGATGACGATGACGGCGAGGAGAAGAAACCCGGTGTCAAACCCAAGGACAAATACATCCGGGACCTGATTGCAGGCAGGCCGGTCTTTTCATACCCGATGCGGGCGGGTGGATTCCGGCTCCGCTATGGCCGGTCACGTAATACCGGGTTTGCAGCAGCAGGGTTCAGTCCGGCCACCCTGCACCTCCTCGGCAATTTCCTTGCCGTCGGCACCCAGATGAAGGTGGAGCGGCCGGGCAAGGCAGCAGGTGTGGTGCCGGTCGACAGCATCGAAGGGCCGACCGTGAAGCTGGAGGACGGCAGTGTCCTGCGCATCGACGACGCAGAGACTGCCGTCCGCCTGATGAGCAAGGTGGAGGAGATCCTTGACGTTGGAGAGATGCTCGTTTCATACGGTGAGTTCCTGGAGAACAATCACCCGCTTATTCCGCCGACCTATTGCGAGGAGTGGTGGCGTCTGGACGGCGGCACCCATACCCCGGCAGACGAGACCGAAGCAATCGGGATGGCATGTGCGGGAGGCTACCTCCACCCGGCATATACCTACATCTGGGACGACCTCACCGCAGCGGAGGTACGTGCCCTTGCGGACTGGGTGGCCGCCGCCGGAAGCATTACGGCAGAGGGCCTCACACTCCCGGCGGATGCACCGGAGAAGCGGCACCTGGAGATTCTTCTCGTCCCCCATACCGTTACCAACGGGGTTATTCTCATCTCTGCCCCGAAGGTGCTCTGTGCATGCCTTGGCCTCACCGCAGATTTGAAGACGCGGAGTGAATGGGAGAGTGCACCGGATGCTGACGGCCTCTCTCTTGCCATGCACCTCTCGGGACTGCAGATGCGGTCCCGTGCGGGCATCCGAATCGGCGGAAGGATGGGGCGACCCGGGAAGTCAAAGGCACGCGAGATGCGCCCCCCGCCCCATGCCATCTTCCCGGTCGGGGATGAAGGCGGATCACGCCGTTCATTCCAGGAGGCCTCAAAAGGGAAAGGCAACCGTGACGGCACTATCCATGCTGACGTCGGGCGGCGGCGGTGCCCCTCATGCGGAGAGGAGACCTACAAGTGCATCTGCAGTGAGTGCGGAACGCACACCGAAGCGGTCTTCACCTGCCCCCGCTGCGCCCGTGACCTCAGGGATGAGACTACCTGCCCGGTCTGCGGCGCTGAGGGTGTCTGCCTCCAAAAAGAGGAGATAAATGTCAAGGAGGAGTACGCACGCGCCCTCACCGCCCTTGGGATGCGCCCGAATGAGGTCGAACTCCTGAAAGGCGTCCGCGGACTTATTTCAAAGGAAAGGACCGTTGAACCGATTGAAAAAGGAATTCTCCGGGCCAAAAACGGGTTGTATGTCTTCAAGGACGGCACCCTCCGCTACGATATGATCGACCTGCCCCTCACCCATATCCGGCCGAATGAAATCGGGGTCAGCGTCGAAAGGCTTGTTGAACTGGGGTACCCGCAGGATATCGACGGCGTGCCCCTCACCAGCCCGGATCAGGTACTGGAGCTCCGGGCACAGGACATCCTCGTCTCAGAAGACTGCGCCGGGTGGCTCCTGCGGGTGGCAAAATTCATCGATGAGATGCTGGAGAAGCTCTACGGAATGCCCCCCTATTATAACGCAAAGACACGGGAGGACATCGTCGGCCAGCTGGTGATGGGTCTTGCGCCCCACACCAGTGCAGGAGTGCTTGCCCGTGTGATAGGTGTTTCAAAGGCGCCGGTGGGATATGCCCACCCGTATTTCCATGCAGCAAAGCGCCGCAACTGTTTTGCGGCCGATACGATGATCGACGTGTATGACGGTGCAGAGTGGCGCAGCCTTCCGATCGGGCATTTTGTGGTCGAGAACTTTGATCTGGACCGGCCCGGTCTGGACCAGGTGGGCACCTATTACTCTGACCCGAAGGCTGCCTTCTGGGTCCATGCCCTTGACACCGGCGGGATGATACACCTGCAAAAGGTGACCTCGGTATCTGTTCACCGGGCACCCGATCACCTGATCCGGTTCACCACATCGCGGGGAAAGCACGTGACCGTCACATCCGACCATGCGATGCTGGTGTCTGACTTCGCCTACCAGCGCAAGGTCCGTGCAGTCGAGCTGAATGAGGGCGACTGCGTCCCGGTCTTTGAAGGGCAGATGATGATCACTGACACCATACAGGCAAAGGAATACATCCCAAACTTCGGGGAGTATGTCTACTGCCTGACGGTTGCAGAGGATCATACACTCGCTGCAAACGGCATCTTTACCGGCCAGTGCGACGGTGATGAGGACTGCGTGATGCTCCTGATGGACGGACTGGTAAACTTTTCGCGGTCGTTTCTGCCGGAAACCCGAGGCGGCTCGATGGATGCACCGCTTGTCCTTACCACCAAACTGGACCCTGCCGAAGTGGACGGTGAATCACATAATGTCGATGCCTGCCGGTCGTATCCGATTGAACTCTATGAAGCGGCACTGCAATACCGCCATCCCAAAGAGCTCTCAAAAATCATCGATCATCTGGAGAATCGCCTGGGCACACCGGGCCAGTATGAAGGGGTGGGGTTCACGCATGATACGAGCAATATCTCGGCAGGGCCGCTCCTCTCCACCTATACCACACTCACCACCATGTCTGACAAACTGGAGGCAGAGTTTGAACTGGGAAGAATCATCCGGGCAGTGGACGAGGACGATGTGGCAGAACGGGTGCTCAAAACCCATTTCATCCCTGACATGCAGGGCAATCTCAACGCCTTCTCACGCCAGAAACTCCGGTGCCCGACGTGCAATACGAAATACCGGAGGATGCCGATGGCAGGAAAATGCCGGTGCGGCGGTAAAATCATCCAGACCGTCCATGAGGGGTCGGTCAAGAAGTACATCGATATGTCACGGAAAATATGCACGGACTACGATATCTCGGAGTATACCCGCCAGCGTATCGAGATGCTGGATATGTATCTTGTCTCAACATTTGGTGAGGAAAAGGAGATTCAGCTCGGGCTTGCGGATTTCATGTGA
- a CDS encoding thymidylate synthase: MFNVRAFCLGKAHEEVIKTIVRYGTFLVTEDGEKTLELPEPFNIHVGTPFADYMVSPYNMFGERAMQQYVHDLLEGSESEFAYTYHDRLFDYPRRDEIGNTRGDGRKDGIDQVAYIIDKLRSDPASRRAEGITWYPEYDAVSRNPPCLQRIQCMVRDGALNMHVEFRSNDMLSALGANMYALAHLQKHIADALGLPVGWYSHTSVSAHIYYERDHEELMKYVNGLGLAELIKKLDNSAYITL; this comes from the coding sequence ATGTTTAATGTCCGTGCATTCTGCCTTGGAAAGGCGCATGAAGAAGTGATCAAAACCATCGTGCGGTATGGGACGTTTCTGGTCACCGAAGACGGGGAAAAAACCCTGGAACTGCCGGAGCCCTTCAATATTCATGTGGGCACTCCCTTTGCAGACTATATGGTAAGTCCGTACAATATGTTCGGCGAACGGGCGATGCAGCAGTATGTGCATGACCTCCTCGAGGGGTCAGAGAGTGAATTTGCCTACACCTACCATGACCGCCTCTTTGACTATCCCCGCCGTGATGAGATAGGAAATACGCGCGGCGACGGCCGTAAGGACGGTATCGACCAGGTGGCATATATCATCGATAAACTCCGGTCAGACCCTGCATCCCGGCGGGCAGAGGGTATCACCTGGTACCCGGAGTATGATGCGGTTTCCCGCAACCCGCCCTGCCTCCAGCGTATCCAGTGCATGGTGCGTGACGGTGCTCTCAACATGCATGTCGAGTTCCGGTCAAATGACATGCTCTCCGCTCTGGGGGCGAACATGTATGCACTGGCCCATCTGCAAAAGCATATTGCAGATGCCCTTGGCCTTCCGGTCGGATGGTATTCGCATACCTCGGTATCGGCGCATATCTACTACGAACGCGACCATGAGGAGCTGATGAAGTACGTCAACGGTCTGGGGCTTGCAGAACTGATAAAAAAACTGGATAATAGTGCCTATATAACTCTGTAG
- a CDS encoding HEAT repeat domain-containing protein, with protein sequence MADMGEIEGYIGAILTGDVKARREAVAAAAACGSEAVDPLIGALIDADDNDVRWYLARALAMIGDPAIDSLIYLLTVSDDPDTARYAAAALGEMGEATLEPLVELLGDEDAQVRGYAALALGRMGEPAIKRLLVVIEESEGIRKQCAKMTLYRMGGEGTEALARSMMCE encoded by the coding sequence ATGGCAGACATGGGAGAGATTGAGGGATATATCGGGGCAATCCTGACAGGAGATGTGAAGGCACGCCGTGAGGCGGTCGCTGCTGCTGCAGCCTGCGGCAGTGAAGCGGTTGACCCGCTCATTGGTGCACTCATCGACGCAGATGACAATGACGTACGGTGGTACCTGGCACGAGCCCTTGCAATGATAGGGGATCCTGCCATTGATTCCCTGATCTATCTGTTGACCGTCTCAGACGACCCGGACACCGCCCGGTATGCAGCTGCAGCACTCGGCGAGATGGGGGAGGCAACCCTCGAACCGCTCGTTGAACTCTTAGGGGACGAGGATGCACAGGTGCGGGGATATGCCGCTCTTGCCCTCGGCCGCATGGGTGAACCGGCAATAAAGCGGCTGCTGGTGGTTATAGAAGAGTCCGAGGGTATCCGCAAACAGTGCGCAAAGATGACACTCTACCGGATGGGAGGGGAGGGGACCGAAGCCCTTGCCCGCTCAATGATGTGTGAATAA
- a CDS encoding acylphosphatase — MEIDSTEAPLQRTVAIIATGRVQHVGFRACVKKMAQNLTVTGEVMNLPDGTVSIRATAEPVIIEKFLSLLYSCPRAVVRDLQVTDTEPCAFDGFSVIITD, encoded by the coding sequence ATGGAGATAGATAGCACGGAGGCACCCCTGCAGCGCACAGTCGCGATCATCGCCACCGGGCGGGTCCAGCATGTCGGATTCCGTGCCTGTGTGAAGAAGATGGCACAAAACCTGACGGTCACAGGTGAAGTCATGAACCTGCCGGACGGGACCGTTTCCATCCGTGCCACAGCGGAACCTGTTATTATCGAAAAATTTCTCTCGCTTCTCTATTCGTGTCCGCGTGCGGTAGTACGTGACCTGCAGGTAACCGACACAGAACCCTGTGCATTTGACGGCTTCTCAGTCATTATCACGGATTAA
- the cas1 gene encoding CRISPR-associated endonuclease Cas1, with amino-acid sequence MTSEHSWHVVAGFGAHIKSTGTTLSILYKGEQKEFPLSSVQHLLLVGGHNIHTSAVTRLLRQGSSISFFDADGTPVGMLNPFGNDVGADIRNAQRARMPHTFAQEIAKATLKSRLLAIERIGDQLGESLFYEGEQDILHNLLADLEYLITMDELRRVHKLTGDMYYEIMARSLSPELGFRRRTTRPHQDPVNAMLSLGYAMLFGNTIVSVIGAYLDPDYGFLREGERSLVSDLIDPLKTSMVDAAVFSIARAGLINGRYEISTKRCHLNEDVIDALIAALRASINQEIIDDNVLSLSQAVMGEGPFTLAYQISGQFTDPAPKCR; translated from the coding sequence ATGACAAGCGAACACTCCTGGCATGTTGTGGCGGGCTTCGGCGCCCACATCAAGTCAACCGGAACAACACTCAGTATTCTCTACAAGGGCGAACAAAAGGAGTTTCCACTTTCGTCAGTCCAGCACCTGCTCCTTGTGGGAGGGCACAATATCCATACTTCTGCGGTGACACGCCTGCTGCGTCAGGGGTCATCCATCTCATTCTTTGATGCGGACGGGACACCGGTCGGCATGCTCAACCCCTTTGGCAATGATGTGGGGGCGGATATAAGAAACGCCCAGCGGGCCCGGATGCCCCATACCTTTGCACAGGAGATCGCAAAGGCCACATTAAAATCACGGCTGCTCGCAATAGAGCGTATCGGGGACCAGCTGGGGGAGAGCCTCTTCTATGAAGGTGAGCAGGATATCCTGCATAATCTCCTCGCAGACCTTGAGTATCTCATCACCATGGATGAACTCCGCCGGGTGCACAAACTGACCGGCGACATGTATTATGAGATCATGGCTCGCAGCCTCTCACCGGAGCTTGGCTTCCGCCGCAGGACAACGAGGCCCCATCAGGACCCGGTCAATGCCATGCTTTCCCTGGGGTATGCGATGCTCTTCGGCAATACCATCGTCTCGGTCATCGGTGCCTACCTCGACCCGGATTACGGATTTCTGCGGGAAGGGGAACGCTCACTCGTCTCCGACCTCATCGATCCCCTGAAAACATCGATGGTGGATGCCGCAGTATTCTCCATCGCACGTGCAGGCCTGATTAACGGCAGATATGAAATCAGCACCAAGCGCTGCCATCTCAACGAAGACGTAATTGATGCCCTGATTGCCGCCCTCCGTGCCTCAATTAACCAGGAGATAATCGATGATAATGTACTCTCCCTCTCCCAGGCAGTGATGGGAGAAGGGCCGTTTACCCTGGCATACCAGATCTCCGGGCAGTTCACCGATCCTGCCCCAAAGTGCCGCTGA
- a CDS encoding DUF308 domain-containing protein: MEFEQTDMIVSGDELISAAWWVFILQGLFGIIFGGLAMLFPALIVELLAILLGIIIVLYSLSIIAQSIVSKDSGGRKVLMVILGVIGIVIGILALMNMVVLGLTIAFMLGLWAFISGFSSLFTALTATEYHWYRILFFVVGILFLVFGIYVIIYPLALTAAFIWVMGLFSLIIGIATIVLGFIMQAEMKKALNESGM; this comes from the coding sequence ATGGAATTTGAACAAACTGATATGATCGTTTCCGGAGATGAACTGATTTCCGCTGCCTGGTGGGTATTTATCCTGCAGGGCCTGTTTGGCATCATCTTTGGCGGTCTTGCCATGCTTTTCCCTGCACTCATCGTTGAGCTGCTTGCAATACTTCTTGGCATTATCATCGTGCTCTACAGTCTGTCAATTATTGCTCAGTCGATTGTGAGCAAAGACTCCGGCGGACGAAAGGTGCTCATGGTAATCTTAGGTGTCATCGGCATCGTCATCGGTATCCTTGCGCTGATGAACATGGTGGTGCTGGGCTTAACCATTGCCTTCATGCTGGGTCTCTGGGCATTTATCTCAGGATTTAGTTCGCTCTTTACGGCACTTACTGCAACTGAATACCACTGGTACAGAATTCTCTTCTTTGTTGTCGGAATTCTCTTCCTGGTATTCGGCATCTATGTCATCATCTATCCGCTTGCCCTGACTGCGGCGTTCATCTGGGTGATGGGCCTGTTTTCCCTTATCATCGGTATTGCAACCATTGTCCTTGGATTTATCATGCAGGCCGAGATGAAGAAGGCCCTGAACGAATCCGGGATGTAA
- a CDS encoding phenylacetate--CoA ligase yields MKYWNREMETLKGDALHALQAKRLRWTVEQANNVPFYRKMLQEAGVGPEDIRTVDDVQKLPFTRKTDLQGGYPFGFFAVPMKEVVRIHTTSGTTGKPTVVGYTRQDLDHWSELIARNLTMIGLTSDDIFQNAVNYGLFTGGLGFHYGAEKVGMTVIPSATGNTRRQIEMIDDFGVTAIHCTPSYAMHIAEVAEQMGTTLPTLKTGIFGAEPWSDNMRGILEGKLGLTAYDSYGMSEMYGPGAAFECPERNGLHIWHDMYLAEIIDPQTGEVLGPGERGELVVTPLVKEAMPLLRYRTGDITMFLEEDCPCGRGVKIARLHGRSDDMLVIRGINVFPSQIEHVLRSVPEVGDEFLVYVDRVNHLDEMTIEVEMNRSTFHGELEDLTRAQNRVVAALKEALNLRTRVKLVESDSLPRYEGKAKRVIDRRGDDV; encoded by the coding sequence ATGAAATACTGGAACAGGGAGATGGAGACCCTGAAGGGTGATGCACTGCACGCCCTTCAGGCAAAACGGCTCAGGTGGACTGTTGAGCAGGCAAATAACGTACCGTTCTATCGTAAGATGCTGCAGGAGGCAGGTGTGGGGCCTGAGGATATCCGGACGGTGGACGATGTGCAGAAACTGCCCTTTACCCGGAAAACTGATCTCCAGGGCGGCTACCCGTTCGGGTTCTTTGCCGTCCCGATGAAGGAGGTCGTGCGTATCCACACCACGTCCGGGACGACGGGAAAACCGACGGTGGTGGGATACACCCGGCAGGACCTGGATCACTGGTCTGAACTGATTGCACGGAACCTGACGATGATTGGCCTGACTTCTGACGACATCTTCCAGAACGCGGTGAATTACGGGCTTTTTACCGGCGGTCTCGGGTTCCATTACGGTGCGGAGAAGGTCGGGATGACGGTCATCCCGAGCGCCACAGGCAATACCCGGCGTCAGATCGAGATGATCGACGACTTCGGCGTGACTGCCATCCACTGCACGCCGAGTTATGCGATGCACATCGCCGAAGTGGCGGAGCAGATGGGGACGACGCTCCCCACCCTGAAGACCGGGATATTCGGGGCAGAACCCTGGTCTGACAATATGCGCGGGATCCTGGAGGGTAAACTCGGGCTGACCGCCTATGACTCCTACGGCATGTCCGAGATGTACGGGCCGGGTGCTGCCTTTGAGTGCCCTGAGCGAAACGGCCTCCACATCTGGCATGACATGTACCTCGCAGAAATAATCGACCCGCAGACCGGAGAGGTCCTCGGGCCCGGTGAACGCGGCGAACTGGTGGTCACTCCGCTCGTGAAGGAGGCGATGCCACTCCTGCGCTACCGGACGGGTGATATCACGATGTTTCTGGAGGAGGACTGCCCCTGCGGACGCGGGGTGAAGATCGCCCGCCTCCACGGCAGGAGTGATGATATGCTCGTAATTCGGGGGATAAATGTCTTCCCGTCCCAGATAGAGCATGTACTTCGTTCCGTGCCCGAAGTGGGCGATGAATTCCTCGTTTATGTGGACCGCGTGAACCATCTGGATGAGATGACGATTGAGGTGGAGATGAACCGCAGCACTTTCCACGGTGAACTCGAAGACCTGACACGGGCGCAGAACCGGGTGGTGGCGGCATTAAAAGAGGCGCTCAACCTCCGGACCCGCGTGAAACTGGTTGAGTCCGATTCCCTGCCCCGGTATGAGGGGAAGGCAAAGCGGGTCATTGACCGGAGAGGTGATGATGTATGA
- a CDS encoding phenylacetate--CoA ligase has protein sequence MIAWDPNMELMPEAELKRMQFKLLKTLVYRLYSFSNFYHERMVAHGVHPDDITRLEDVVKLPFMVKSDLRDNYPDKIFTAEPEELVRYHVSSGTTGKPTVVGYTKHDLDTWTESLARALTSCGVGRGDVVQVAYGYGLFTGGLGLHYGAERIGASVVPASVGNTERQLELMQDLRVTAICCTPSYLAHIGETAKKLGISIKDDTRLKRAILGAEPWSDQMRERIEEEMGIKAYNIYGTSELSGPMFTDCAEQSGIHMWSDIALVEIIDPETGRPVPDGEQGEMVVTILQKEALPIIRYRTGDITSIDHAPCRCGRTHPRISRLSGRVDDMLIIRGINVFPSQVEHALLGIPEVSGHFMIEVDRVGALDQMLVKVELNPEAFSDKINDILDIRRKVGHTLKNMLNVSVDVEISEPGSLPRFEGKAKRVIDRRVL, from the coding sequence ATGATTGCATGGGACCCGAATATGGAACTGATGCCTGAGGCTGAACTGAAGCGAATGCAGTTTAAGCTCCTGAAGACGCTGGTATACCGGCTGTACTCGTTCTCGAACTTCTACCATGAGCGGATGGTGGCGCACGGTGTGCACCCGGATGACATCACCCGGCTGGAGGATGTCGTAAAGCTGCCCTTTATGGTGAAATCCGACCTGCGGGACAATTACCCGGACAAGATTTTCACGGCGGAGCCGGAAGAGCTGGTGCGCTATCATGTCTCATCAGGGACGACGGGTAAGCCGACGGTGGTGGGCTACACCAAACATGATCTGGACACATGGACCGAGTCTCTGGCCCGTGCCCTCACGTCCTGTGGTGTCGGCCGCGGCGACGTGGTGCAGGTGGCGTATGGCTACGGCCTTTTCACGGGCGGCCTCGGCCTGCACTACGGGGCAGAACGCATCGGTGCCTCGGTGGTGCCGGCATCGGTGGGCAATACTGAACGCCAGCTTGAACTGATGCAGGATTTGCGGGTGACGGCCATCTGCTGCACCCCCTCGTACCTGGCGCATATCGGTGAGACGGCAAAGAAGCTGGGCATCTCCATCAAGGATGACACCCGCCTGAAAAGAGCGATTCTCGGGGCAGAGCCCTGGTCTGACCAGATGCGGGAGCGTATTGAAGAGGAGATGGGCATAAAGGCCTACAACATCTACGGCACCTCTGAACTGTCCGGCCCGATGTTTACGGACTGTGCCGAACAGAGCGGGATTCACATGTGGAGTGATATCGCCTTAGTCGAAATCATCGACCCGGAGACCGGCCGTCCGGTGCCGGACGGAGAGCAGGGCGAGATGGTGGTGACCATTCTCCAGAAAGAGGCTCTCCCTATCATCCGCTACCGGACAGGGGATATCACATCCATCGATCATGCGCCCTGCCGGTGCGGCCGCACGCACCCGCGTATTTCACGTCTCTCCGGGCGGGTGGATGACATGCTCATCATCCGGGGGATTAATGTCTTCCCGTCGCAGGTGGAGCATGCTCTCCTCGGCATCCCAGAAGTCTCCGGCCATTTCATGATTGAAGTTGACCGGGTGGGTGCCCTTGACCAGATGCTTGTCAAAGTGGAGCTCAACCCGGAGGCATTCTCCGACAAAATAAACGATATTCTGGATATCCGTCGCAAGGTAGGACACACGCTTAAGAATATGCTCAACGTAAGTGTTGATGTAGAGATCAGTGAACCGGGGTCACTGCCGCGGTTTGAGGGAAAAGCAAAACGGGTTATCGACAGGAGGGTTCTGTAA
- a CDS encoding ACT domain-containing protein has product MDATKYTIKQISVFSENRPGRLAAIAGALQDEGINILAFSIAEANGFGVVRALVDKPEAAYTKLNAMGFMVSFTDVIAVKMRDVPGGLFEMASILSEAGINIEYSYAYSGREAAVLILRVDRVAEAVEKVLARGGTLLSADEFS; this is encoded by the coding sequence ATGGATGCAACGAAGTATACTATCAAACAGATCTCGGTCTTCTCCGAGAACAGGCCGGGGAGGCTTGCCGCAATTGCAGGCGCCCTGCAGGATGAAGGAATAAACATCCTCGCATTTTCCATTGCCGAGGCAAACGGGTTTGGCGTCGTGCGGGCACTGGTGGACAAGCCGGAGGCCGCCTATACGAAACTCAATGCAATGGGGTTCATGGTCTCTTTCACCGATGTCATCGCTGTGAAGATGCGTGACGTGCCCGGCGGCCTCTTTGAGATGGCATCCATCCTCTCGGAGGCAGGCATCAATATCGAATATTCGTATGCCTACTCGGGCCGTGAGGCAGCGGTGCTCATTCTCCGCGTTGACCGGGTGGCTGAGGCAGTTGAGAAGGTTCTTGCACGCGGCGGGACGCTCCTGAGTGCAGATGAGTTTTCGTGA
- a CDS encoding SMI1/KNR4 family protein yields the protein MKDIRWENTEEKREDLNDLLPCIEKMFRVTLPEDYTTCATENGGGSPVPCRFDVRDETGKAITKLLSLDPRSKDFFRRYFTAVGWHSPGGHSRGPCPIAQDTEGNYICLDYRRGTHPRILYATPGIKRPRRRVVIADSFTAFLDMLY from the coding sequence ATGAAAGATATTCGATGGGAGAATACCGAAGAGAAAAGGGAAGACCTCAACGACCTGTTACCCTGCATTGAGAAAATGTTTCGCGTGACACTGCCGGAGGATTATACCACATGTGCTACTGAAAATGGGGGCGGGAGTCCCGTTCCGTGTCGCTTTGATGTAAGGGATGAGACGGGGAAGGCAATTACAAAACTGTTGAGTCTCGACCCGAGATCGAAAGACTTTTTCCGGAGGTATTTCACCGCCGTCGGCTGGCATTCGCCAGGTGGTCACAGCAGGGGCCCCTGCCCCATTGCACAGGATACGGAAGGCAACTACATCTGCCTAGATTACAGGAGGGGGACGCATCCACGGATCTTATACGCGACACCCGGAATAAAGAGACCAAGACGAAGAGTTGTCATCGCGGATTCATTCACTGCATTTCTGGATATGCTTTACTGA